The following coding sequences are from one candidate division WOR-3 bacterium window:
- a CDS encoding DUF1015 family protein translates to MALFKPFKALRPKPEYAKKISSPPYDVLSREEARELAKDNPISFLHVINTEIDFPDEVDIYDERVYEKAKENLEWLIKEGYLIEEERNCFYLYEEDENGHSQTGIVGLVSVDEYDQGIIRTHESTRRIKVDDRAKHIKTLGAHTEPVFLTYYDTEETEEMYDIFNEIKSKIPLYKFKTGEGVSHTIWRIEENSIINKIQEILRKVPALYIADGHHRSESASIVRREKRVMNPNHTGEEEYNYFLGIVYPHTELRILAYNRVVKDLNFLTKEEFFNKIKKSFIIENVEGRYEPDTYHNFGMYVEGKWYHLKAKEGSFLSDHPYYSLDVSVLQENLLAPILGIKNPKEDERIDFVSGKRGLKELEKLVDSGRFKVAFSMYPTQIEQLMRISDNGEKMPPKSTWFEPKPKSGLFVHRI, encoded by the coding sequence TTGGCTTTATTTAAGCCCTTTAAAGCTTTAAGACCAAAACCTGAATACGCAAAAAAAATTTCTTCTCCCCCTTATGATGTTCTTTCGCGAGAAGAAGCAAGGGAACTTGCAAAAGACAATCCAATTTCTTTTTTACACGTAATAAACACAGAAATTGACTTTCCTGATGAAGTTGATATTTATGATGAAAGGGTATATGAGAAGGCTAAAGAGAATCTTGAGTGGCTGATTAAAGAAGGTTATCTTATAGAGGAAGAAAGGAATTGCTTTTATCTTTATGAGGAAGATGAAAATGGGCACAGTCAAACAGGGATTGTTGGTCTTGTTTCGGTTGACGAATATGATCAGGGAATTATTAGAACTCATGAATCTACAAGAAGAATAAAAGTTGATGATAGGGCAAAACACATAAAAACTCTTGGGGCTCATACAGAACCAGTTTTCTTAACTTATTACGATACAGAAGAAACAGAAGAGATGTATGATATATTTAATGAAATAAAGTCAAAGATTCCTCTTTACAAATTTAAAACAGGAGAAGGTGTTTCTCATACGATTTGGAGAATTGAAGAAAATTCTATAATAAATAAAATTCAAGAAATTTTAAGAAAGGTTCCCGCTCTTTATATTGCCGATGGTCACCATCGGAGTGAGTCGGCTTCAATTGTTCGGAGAGAAAAAAGAGTAATGAATCCAAATCATACAGGAGAAGAGGAGTATAATTATTTTCTTGGGATAGTTTATCCCCATACAGAGTTAAGGATATTGGCTTATAACAGAGTTGTAAAAGACCTCAATTTTTTAACAAAAGAAGAGTTCTTCAATAAAATTAAAAAATCTTTTATTATAGAAAATGTTGAAGGAAGATATGAGCCAGATACTTATCACAATTTTGGGATGTATGTAGAAGGGAAATGGTATCATTTAAAAGCTAAGGAAGGGTCTTTCCTTTCTGATCATCCTTATTATTCTCTTGATGTTTCTGTTCTTCAGGAGAATCTTCTTGCTCCTATTTTGGGGATAAAAAATCCAAAGGAAGATGAAAGGATTGATTTTGTGAGTGGAAAAAGGGGATTGAAAGAACTTGAGAAGTTGGTAGATTCAGGAAGGTTTAAAGTAGCTTTTTCTATGTATCCTACTCAAATAGAGCAACTTATGAGAATTTCTGATAATGGGGAAAAGATGCCTCCAAAATCTACTTGGTTTGAGCCAAAACCAAAATCTGGTTTGTTTGTTCATAGAATTTAA
- a CDS encoding putative glycoside hydrolase gives MIFLLFALDSLVTVVKEPQPNTVRGVYLPPGIFYLKKDLGEFFQMVDLGLINTVVLDIKNEKGVTFFNFYKDFIKKAKEKGIYLIGRQCVFKDEKLAFENRGELALKDLSGNIWFQEKDGYWVDPSLPPVWEYNLGITKKAFEVGFDEVQFDYIRYPSGDKPYKNSKNKIGNIIKFLELAKGIKPKDKRLSLTFYGYTVWNKYLVYEGQKFEEMSEKVDAIYPMLYPSHFHDYFMPDSTKEARTYSLIYKSVKNSQKRLPKEGIEIIPYIQAFSWKQSKLGKDYVFNQLKASYEANSNGFVLWNPRGDYKRGFKELIDFDIYFFKKRLQSRFIGDDNRRDKENYWK, from the coding sequence ATGATTTTTCTTCTCTTTGCCTTAGATTCCTTAGTCACGGTAGTTAAAGAACCTCAACCCAACACAGTTAGAGGTGTTTATTTACCTCCAGGGATTTTTTATTTAAAAAAAGATTTGGGGGAATTCTTTCAAATGGTAGATTTAGGATTAATAAATACGGTTGTTCTTGATATAAAAAATGAAAAAGGGGTAACGTTTTTTAATTTTTATAAAGATTTCATAAAGAAGGCAAAAGAGAAGGGAATATACTTAATTGGAAGACAATGTGTATTTAAAGATGAAAAACTTGCTTTTGAGAATAGAGGGGAACTTGCTTTAAAAGACCTTTCTGGGAATATCTGGTTTCAAGAAAAAGACGGATATTGGGTGGATCCTTCCTTACCCCCAGTTTGGGAATATAATTTAGGAATCACAAAGAAGGCTTTTGAAGTAGGTTTTGATGAAGTTCAATTTGATTATATTCGTTATCCCTCAGGGGATAAACCTTATAAGAATTCTAAAAATAAAATTGGTAACATTATAAAATTTCTTGAACTTGCGAAAGGAATAAAGCCAAAGGATAAAAGGCTCTCTCTCACTTTTTACGGATACACTGTATGGAATAAATATCTTGTTTATGAAGGGCAAAAATTTGAAGAAATGAGTGAGAAGGTTGATGCAATTTATCCGATGCTTTATCCCTCACATTTTCATGATTATTTTATGCCTGATTCTACAAAAGAGGCAAGAACATATTCTTTAATCTATAAATCTGTTAAAAATTCTCAAAAACGTTTACCAAAAGAAGGAATAGAGATAATTCCTTATATTCAAGCATTTTCTTGGAAACAATCAAAACTTGGGAAAGATTATGTGTTTAATCAGTTAAAAGCCTCTTACGAAGCTAATTCAAATGGATTTGTTTTATGGAATCCAAGAGGGGATTATAAGAGAGGTTTTAAAGAACTTATTGACTTTGATATATATTTTTTTAAGAAAAGATTGCAATCCCGATTTATAGGAGATGACAACCGAAGAGATAAAGAAAATTATTGGAAATAA
- the rsmA gene encoding 16S rRNA (adenine(1518)-N(6)/adenine(1519)-N(6))-dimethyltransferase RsmA yields the protein MTTEEIKKIIGNKRLSKAKGQTLLLDENIARKFASLIPFEKGKKILEIGPGLGIITKYLINRGFEVLGVEIDKDFCKYLASKGINVICGDFLKLEIDPSFKTVVGALPFSISIPILEKIKKERHKIKEWFFILQKEVAERVISEPCSRSYSSLSILFNILYDISLEFEINPLAFFPKPDVFSTVLKGVLKEKPLIEVNENFEKFLRTIFRYRRKTLRNNLIDYNTNRVTIDLNRRAETLKIEEVIQLYKECNFNQEIGG from the coding sequence ATGACAACCGAAGAGATAAAGAAAATTATTGGAAATAAAAGATTAAGTAAAGCAAAAGGGCAAACTCTTCTTCTTGATGAAAATATAGCGAGAAAATTTGCAAGTCTAATTCCTTTTGAAAAAGGGAAGAAAATTCTTGAAATTGGTCCAGGGCTTGGAATTATAACGAAGTATTTGATTAATAGAGGCTTTGAGGTCCTTGGAGTAGAAATAGACAAAGATTTTTGTAAGTATCTTGCTTCTAAAGGAATAAATGTTATCTGTGGGGATTTTCTTAAATTAGAAATAGACCCTTCTTTTAAAACAGTTGTAGGAGCTTTGCCTTTTTCTATTTCTATACCAATTTTAGAAAAAATTAAAAAAGAAAGACACAAAATAAAAGAATGGTTTTTTATTCTTCAAAAGGAAGTTGCAGAAAGGGTTATTTCTGAGCCTTGTAGTAGGTCCTATTCGTCTTTATCCATTTTATTTAATATCCTATATGATATTTCTTTAGAGTTTGAGATAAATCCTCTCGCTTTCTTCCCTAAGCCAGATGTTTTTTCAACAGTTTTAAAAGGGGTTTTGAAGGAGAAACCTTTAATTGAAGTTAACGAAAATTTTGAGAAATTTTTAAGAACCATTTTTCGATATAGGAGGAAAACCTTAAGGAATAATCTTATTGATTATAATACAAATAGAGTTACAATTGACCTAAATAGGAGAGCAGAAACCTTAAAAATAGAAGAAGTTATTCAGCTTTACAAAGAGTGCAATTTTAATCAAGAGATAGGAGGATAA
- a CDS encoding S8 family serine peptidase, which translates to MHKKIIMLFVLVVSVNYLFAQDYQKFEKIRLKDLPLELPAKKIEKPKQIEKLSSSLDNLYKLHLKGKEYRQFATQSNLQLIKDRVVVTVLPQFGSTIADIDEDNLRALGARIQAKAKHSMRVEIPISQLENVANKVKGIGLITEPIKPVEFAITSEGVSLMNADNWQASVYEGSGVKVAVIDGGFQSLTEAQANGDIPSSYKSYDFTGNGLETETPHGTAVTEAIFDVAPQAEFYLYKIGDVTDFENAKDSCISNGVHIVNHSMGWYNASYYDGTGIICDIANDAVSNGITWVNAAGNEAQKHYRSIFTDNDNDGYHEYASGVEINYFGPEPGTFSIIPAGTLITVFLNWDDYPYSDQDYDLYLVMWTGSNWVAVASSVGFQNGSQPPTEAIYYVAQYTAPYGVVIDEYSTTLDNDLTLFTLTLPFAYRTTSSSLLDPATADSVITVGAIGKDHYESGPQESFSSQGPTTDGRIKPDVMAPDSCNSYAYGYWQGTSLSSPHIAGVCALIKSRYPEYSNSEIRNYLYTNCSVDLGTSGKDNIYGWGKVVMPDIDTTITITSPNGGEEWQVGSSHDITWVSSGTSGNVHIEYSTDNGSSWLDIVASIPDTGAYSWTIPNTPSDSCLVRISDIDGTPSDTSDAMFRISPTYPGTIRFVTVDGSGSKDGRSWENAYNGTQIQTAINESGVTEVWIAKGTYYPTNQVGGTGERFRTFQMKNGVAIYGGFAGNETSIEQRVNYGQGQENETILSGDIGIPGDSSDNCYHVFYHPYAGLTSSAILDGVTITGGNANGNSPHDCGGGMYNNNSSPTLVNVNLIYNYATHSGGGMYNEDDSSPKLTNVMISHNRAPYGAGISNYGAYGDCNPVLMNSTISDNQGRGIYSTNSSLKLINVNICNNTSEGFYHIAGAPKLTNVLISNNSRGMYVEMCAPTLTNVTITNNKVQGYGGYGGGIYLYNARVTFNNCIIWGNKASSGGNDIAMFGETFTLNYSCFSNRIEDVFKNWGTVSVNSCINEDPLFVGSDINPVYPYSIPGNSPCVDAGSNIYCDEPYDIRGVGYPRKLDKKTGGPGKIDMGAYEFNVNTDFFITVTSPNGGEEWQVGSTQDITWSSTGTSGNNVHIEYSTDNGSTWLDIIASISNTGAYSWTIPNTPSDSCLVRISDIDGEPSDVSDGIFRILPLSAVPEELPEVYSMSVRSIVTGRKFEVRYSLPVKASVRFEIYDIKGAKIEEIIEEKQRGFYSREIDMTGRSAGLYFLKMEANGGEFTKIRKVVLINR; encoded by the coding sequence ATGCATAAAAAAATTATTATGTTGTTTGTTTTAGTAGTAAGTGTCAATTATCTCTTCGCCCAAGATTATCAAAAATTCGAGAAAATTAGATTAAAGGACCTTCCACTTGAGCTTCCTGCCAAAAAGATTGAGAAACCTAAACAAATAGAGAAGTTATCTTCATCTTTAGATAATCTTTATAAACTTCATTTAAAGGGGAAAGAATATAGGCAATTTGCAACTCAATCAAATTTGCAACTTATAAAGGATAGAGTTGTAGTTACTGTTTTACCTCAATTTGGTTCCACAATAGCTGATATTGATGAAGATAATTTAAGAGCTCTTGGCGCAAGGATTCAAGCAAAAGCGAAGCACTCAATGAGGGTAGAGATACCTATAAGTCAGCTTGAAAATGTTGCTAATAAAGTGAAGGGAATTGGATTAATTACAGAACCTATAAAACCAGTTGAATTTGCCATCACTAGTGAAGGAGTATCTCTAATGAATGCGGATAATTGGCAAGCATCTGTTTATGAAGGTTCTGGTGTTAAAGTGGCTGTTATTGACGGAGGCTTCCAGAGTTTAACAGAAGCACAGGCTAATGGGGATATACCTTCTTCTTATAAAAGTTATGATTTTACTGGAAACGGACTTGAGACTGAAACTCCTCACGGAACAGCTGTGACTGAAGCGATTTTTGATGTAGCTCCTCAGGCTGAATTTTATTTATACAAAATAGGAGATGTGACCGATTTTGAGAATGCGAAAGATTCTTGTATTAGTAACGGTGTTCACATTGTTAACCATTCAATGGGATGGTATAATGCGAGTTACTATGATGGTACCGGAATAATCTGCGATATTGCGAATGATGCAGTTTCCAATGGTATTACCTGGGTGAATGCAGCGGGTAATGAGGCACAAAAGCACTATCGTTCAATCTTCACCGACAATGATAACGATGGATATCATGAGTATGCCAGTGGTGTAGAGATAAACTATTTTGGACCCGAGCCAGGCACTTTCTCCATTATCCCTGCAGGGACTCTGATCACTGTGTTTTTAAACTGGGATGATTATCCGTATAGCGACCAAGATTATGACTTATACTTGGTTATGTGGACAGGTTCGAACTGGGTTGCCGTAGCCTCTTCCGTAGGTTTCCAAAATGGTAGCCAGCCACCCACTGAAGCCATTTATTATGTAGCTCAATATACTGCTCCCTATGGTGTAGTTATTGATGAGTATTCAACTACTCTGGATAATGACCTAACGCTTTTCACTTTGACTCTTCCTTTTGCTTATCGAACTACCTCAAGTAGTCTTCTGGACCCTGCCACTGCAGATAGTGTAATAACTGTTGGTGCAATTGGTAAAGACCATTATGAATCCGGTCCCCAGGAATCATTTAGTTCTCAGGGACCTACAACTGACGGAAGGATTAAACCTGATGTTATGGCCCCAGATAGTTGTAATAGTTATGCTTATGGATATTGGCAGGGAACTTCTTTATCTTCTCCTCATATAGCAGGAGTTTGTGCTCTGATTAAATCGAGATATCCGGAATACAGTAATAGTGAGATTCGGAATTATCTATATACAAATTGTTCGGTTGATCTCGGAACTTCTGGAAAGGATAATATTTACGGCTGGGGAAAAGTTGTTATGCCTGATATAGATACTACAATAACTATTACCTCTCCCAATGGTGGTGAGGAGTGGCAAGTTGGAAGTAGCCATGATATCACCTGGGTTTCGAGTGGGACGAGTGGGAATGTGCACATTGAATATTCAACTGACAATGGTTCGAGTTGGCTAGATATAGTTGCCAGTATTCCGGATACAGGAGCTTACTCGTGGACGATTCCCAATACCCCATCTGATAGTTGTCTTGTGCGAATAAGTGACATTGATGGAACTCCATCTGATACAAGTGACGCTATGTTTAGGATATCGCCTACCTATCCAGGAACTATTAGATTTGTAACCGTTGATGGTTCTGGCTCTAAGGATGGCAGGAGTTGGGAAAATGCATACAATGGAACTCAGATACAAACGGCAATTAATGAAAGTGGGGTAACGGAGGTATGGATAGCAAAAGGGACATACTATCCAACAAATCAAGTTGGTGGTACCGGAGAAAGATTTAGAACATTTCAGATGAAAAACGGGGTGGCGATATATGGAGGATTTGCAGGGAATGAAACATCAATTGAGCAACGAGTTAATTATGGACAAGGACAAGAGAATGAGACGATATTGAGTGGAGATATAGGAATTCCTGGAGATAGTAGCGATAATTGTTATCATGTGTTTTATCATCCTTATGCAGGATTAACAAGTTCAGCGATACTTGATGGTGTTACTATTACAGGAGGAAATGCTAATGGTAATTCGCCTCATGATTGCGGAGGGGGGATGTATAATAACAATTCTTCTCCAACATTGGTAAATGTAAATCTAATTTATAACTACGCTACACACTCTGGAGGAGGAATGTACAATGAAGACGATTCTTCACCGAAGTTGACGAATGTGATGATAAGTCACAATAGAGCTCCGTATGGGGCGGGAATTAGCAATTATGGTGCCTATGGTGATTGCAATCCAGTTTTGATGAATTCAACTATTAGTGATAATCAAGGCAGAGGAATCTATAGCACAAATTCAAGTCTAAAACTTATAAATGTAAATATCTGTAATAATACAAGTGAGGGTTTTTATCACATTGCAGGAGCACCAAAACTAACGAATGTACTTATTAGTAATAATTCAAGAGGGATGTATGTTGAAATGTGTGCACCTACTCTTACTAATGTGACTATTACTAATAATAAGGTTCAAGGCTATGGAGGCTATGGAGGTGGTATATACCTATATAACGCAAGAGTAACATTTAACAATTGTATAATTTGGGGAAACAAGGCTAGCTCGGGTGGTAATGATATTGCTATGTTTGGAGAGACATTCACATTGAATTATTCATGTTTTAGTAACCGCATAGAGGATGTATTTAAAAATTGGGGTACAGTTTCAGTAAATTCATGCATAAACGAAGATCCTCTTTTTGTGGGTTCTGATATAAATCCTGTATATCCTTACAGTATACCTGGAAATTCTCCTTGTGTTGATGCTGGTAGTAACATATATTGTGACGAGCCCTATGACATTCGTGGTGTAGGTTACCCGCGTAAATTGGACAAGAAAACTGGTGGGCCAGGAAAAATTGATATGGGTGCATACGAATTTAACGTAAACACCGACTTTTTTATCACCGTAACTTCTCCCAATGGTGGTGAGGAGTGGCAGGTTGGAAGCACTCAGGATATTACATGGTCTTCAACCGGGACAAGTGGAAATAATGTGCACATTGAATATTCCACGGATAATGGTTCAACCTGGTTGGACATAATTGCTAGTATTTCCAATACAGGAGCTTACTCGTGGACGATTCCCAATACCCCATCTGATAGTTGTCTTGTGCGAATAAGTGACATTGATGGTGAACCTTCGGATGTGAGTGATGGGATATTTAGGATTTTACCTCTTTCAGCGGTTCCAGAAGAATTACCAGAAGTTTATTCAATGAGTGTAAGGTCAATTGTCACTGGTAGAAAGTTTGAAGTGAGGTATTCTCTTCCCGTGAAGGCTTCTGTTAGATTTGAAATATATGATATAAAAGGTGCAAAGATAGAAGAAATTATTGAAGAGAAGCAACGTGGTTTTTACTCAAGAGAAATAGATATGACTGGTAGATCAGCAGGTTTATACTTCCTTAAAATGGAGGCTAACGGAGGAGAATTTACCAAAATAAGGAAGGTTGTGTTAATTAATCGTTAA
- a CDS encoding T9SS type A sorting domain-containing protein, whose amino-acid sequence MLQKGASKRVAEGVSEAWVKHYGSCLVNSNDRMTALAVDSSGNVYVTGYSYDTMSNYDYATIKYNSSGEVLWVARYNGLGNGSDYARAIALDASGNVYVTGDNEILWEALRCITTIKYREEANYVKEELIGIPDNYRLIQNYPNPFNSTTTIEFSIPKDTEVELKVFDVLGREVCELVNGKIKAGKYRVEWNGDNLESGVYLYRLKPDGYVETKKLILLK is encoded by the coding sequence TTGCTCCAGAAAGGAGCATCAAAGAGAGTTGCTGAGGGTGTAAGTGAGGCATGGGTTAAACACTACGGCTCCTGTTTAGTAAACTCTAATGATCGTATGACAGCCCTTGCTGTCGATTCAAGTGGAAATGTTTATGTAACAGGATATAGTTATGATACAATGAGTAATTATGATTATGCGACAATCAAGTATAATTCGTCTGGAGAGGTTCTATGGGTAGCAAGGTATAATGGTTTAGGAAATGGAAGTGACTATGCGCGAGCCATTGCACTAGATGCAAGTGGTAATGTGTATGTGACTGGGGATAATGAAATATTGTGGGAAGCTTTAAGATGTATCACGACAATTAAGTATAGAGAGGAAGCTAACTATGTAAAGGAGGAATTAATAGGAATACCTGATAATTATAGATTAATTCAAAATTATCCCAATCCTTTTAACTCCACAACAACAATAGAATTTTCAATTCCAAAAGATACAGAAGTTGAATTAAAAGTATTTGATGTATTAGGCAGAGAGGTATGTGAGCTGGTTAATGGGAAGATAAAGGCGGGTAAATATAGAGTGGAATGGAACGGAGACAATTTGGAAAGTGGGGTATATTTGTATAGGTTAAAACCCGATGGATATGTAGAGACGAAGAAGTTAATATTATTGAAGTAA
- a CDS encoding carbon starvation protein A produces the protein MDVILLIFVCLITFFFVYKFYGGFISRRIFELNDQNITPAYEFKDGIDYVPTRKEIIFGHHFASIAGTGPIVGPAIGVIWGWIPALLWIVLGTLFIGGVHDFGTLVLSLRNKGKSISEITGKYINKRTKMAFFSIVFLELLIVIAIFGLIMALIFNMFPESVFPMWFQIPIAIWLGWAIYKKNWNLTLCSIIAVILMYLTIIVGTYIPLRLQGLDGIPATGLWTIILLIYCYVAAMLPVTILLQPRDYINSHQLLLALFLLFIGVFASAFRNPAFHLVAPPINLSPIGAPPMVPLLFITIACGAVSGFHSLVSSGTSAKQVRKEQDSQFVGYGGMVTEGILATLVLIAVSAGIGIAYKTADGNILKGVSAWKAHYSSWTTAQGLGSNISAFVIGAGNMLNSIGIPKTIAISIMGVFIVSFAGTTLDTATRIQRYVLSELFGKVKIFENRYFVTFIAVITAGLLAFATGASGAGALKLWPMFGATNQTLAALTLLVVTVWLRSKGGMKFLISAIPCGFMALITTWAIIINQINFLRTHNYLLSILNLLILALNIWIIVEGIIVTFKKENRKTS, from the coding sequence ATGGATGTTATTTTACTTATTTTTGTGTGTTTAATAACTTTTTTCTTCGTTTATAAATTTTATGGAGGTTTTATTTCAAGGAGAATATTTGAGTTAAATGACCAAAATATAACTCCTGCTTATGAGTTCAAAGATGGGATAGATTACGTGCCTACAAGAAAAGAAATTATTTTTGGGCATCATTTTGCCTCAATTGCGGGAACAGGTCCTATTGTTGGTCCCGCAATTGGAGTAATATGGGGTTGGATCCCAGCTCTTCTTTGGATTGTTCTTGGAACCCTTTTTATTGGAGGAGTCCATGACTTTGGAACCCTTGTTCTTTCTCTTCGGAATAAAGGAAAATCAATCTCAGAAATAACTGGGAAATATATAAACAAAAGAACAAAAATGGCTTTCTTTTCTATTGTATTTCTTGAGCTTCTTATCGTAATAGCAATTTTTGGGCTCATAATGGCATTAATTTTCAATATGTTTCCAGAATCTGTATTTCCGATGTGGTTCCAGATACCCATAGCTATTTGGCTTGGCTGGGCTATATATAAAAAGAATTGGAATTTAACTTTATGTTCTATAATTGCAGTTATTTTAATGTATTTAACGATAATAGTAGGAACATATATTCCTCTTAGATTACAAGGATTAGATGGAATCCCAGCCACGGGTCTATGGACAATAATTCTACTCATTTACTGCTACGTAGCTGCAATGTTACCTGTAACAATTCTTCTCCAACCAAGAGATTACATAAATTCTCATCAACTTCTTCTTGCTTTATTCTTACTTTTTATTGGTGTTTTTGCTTCTGCTTTTAGGAATCCTGCTTTCCATCTTGTGGCTCCCCCAATCAATCTTTCTCCAATAGGTGCTCCACCTATGGTCCCTCTTTTGTTTATAACGATTGCCTGTGGAGCTGTATCTGGATTCCATTCTCTTGTATCTTCTGGCACCTCAGCAAAACAGGTAAGAAAAGAACAAGATAGCCAATTTGTCGGATATGGTGGGATGGTAACAGAAGGAATCCTTGCGACTCTTGTTCTTATTGCGGTTAGTGCAGGAATAGGAATTGCTTATAAAACAGCGGATGGTAATATCCTTAAAGGAGTCTCTGCATGGAAAGCACATTACTCTTCTTGGACAACTGCTCAGGGCTTAGGTTCTAATATTTCTGCATTTGTAATAGGAGCTGGGAATATGTTAAATTCGATTGGAATACCAAAAACTATTGCAATATCAATTATGGGTGTTTTTATTGTATCCTTTGCCGGAACAACTCTTGATACTGCGACTCGAATTCAAAGATATGTGTTATCAGAATTGTTTGGAAAAGTCAAGATCTTCGAGAATCGTTATTTCGTCACATTCATTGCTGTAATAACTGCAGGACTTTTAGCTTTTGCAACTGGAGCAAGTGGAGCTGGGGCTTTAAAACTCTGGCCAATGTTTGGGGCAACAAACCAAACATTGGCAGCTCTTACCCTTCTTGTAGTAACCGTATGGTTAAGAAGTAAAGGAGGAATGAAATTCCTAATTTCGGCAATCCCCTGTGGATTTATGGCTCTTATCACAACCTGGGCTATTATAATAAATCAGATAAACTTTCTCCGAACCCACAACTATCTTTTATCAATTCTCAACCTATTAATCCTTGCTTTAAACATTTGGATAATAGTAGAAGGGATTATTGTAACATTCAAAAAGGAAAATCGTAAAACTAGTTAA
- a CDS encoding exodeoxyribonuclease III has protein sequence MDIISFNVNGLRAILKKGFKEWFESQNPDILCLQEIKVKENQIELEKILDLKNYNVYWNSGEREGYSGVITLSKEKPKEVRFGMGIEKFDKEGRIIMTKYSDFTLFNVYFPNGKSSEERLQFKLDFYDAFLQHCEELRNKGEELIIGGDFNTAHKEIDLANPKENEKFSGFLPIERKWLDSLLEKGYIDTFRYFHPNEPGMYTWWTYRFDARKRNIGWRIDYFFVTPRLIEKVIESSILSNVYGSDHAPILLRIKQIND, from the coding sequence ATGGATATTATTTCTTTTAATGTAAACGGTTTAAGGGCAATCTTAAAAAAAGGATTTAAAGAATGGTTTGAAAGCCAGAATCCTGATATACTTTGCCTTCAAGAAATAAAAGTAAAAGAAAATCAAATAGAGCTTGAAAAAATACTTGATTTAAAAAACTACAATGTCTATTGGAATTCCGGAGAAAGAGAAGGGTATAGTGGAGTGATAACCCTCTCAAAAGAAAAACCAAAAGAGGTTCGATTCGGAATGGGGATTGAAAAATTTGATAAAGAGGGAAGAATTATCATGACAAAATATTCAGATTTTACCCTTTTCAATGTGTATTTTCCAAATGGAAAAAGTAGTGAAGAAAGGTTGCAATTTAAACTTGATTTTTATGACGCGTTTCTACAACACTGTGAAGAGTTAAGGAATAAAGGGGAAGAGCTTATAATTGGAGGAGATTTTAATACTGCTCATAAAGAAATAGATCTTGCAAATCCCAAAGAAAACGAAAAATTCTCAGGTTTCTTACCCATTGAAAGAAAATGGCTTGATAGCCTTTTAGAAAAAGGTTACATAGATACTTTTAGATATTTCCATCCTAATGAACCTGGAATGTACACTTGGTGGACATATAGATTTGACGCAAGAAAAAGAAATATTGGATGGAGAATAGATTATTTTTTTGTTACACCAAGATTAATTGAGAAAGTAATAGAAAGCTCCATCCTTTCTAATGTATATGGCTCTGATCATGCCCCTATTCTTTTACGAATAAAACAAATTAATGATTAA
- the hisF gene encoding imidazole glycerol phosphate synthase subunit HisF produces the protein MDEIKIMPCLDMKEGRVVKGVHFVNLKDAGDPVENASFYEKEGADELAMLDIAATLENRKTRLEWVKKVSKVIKIPLTVGGGISSIEDIELVLRAGADKVSMNSAAVKNPNLIKEAAKKFGSEKITIAIDGRRNKKMPSGFEVVIAGGTKPVNKDAVEWAKQCEELGAGVLLPTSIDGDGTKAGYDIEFTKAISEAVHLPVIASGGAGSLEHFYEAVVKGGAKILLAASVFHYRILRIEEVKKYLKERGLKVRL, from the coding sequence ATGGATGAGATAAAAATAATGCCTTGTCTTGATATGAAAGAAGGAAGAGTTGTAAAAGGTGTCCATTTTGTGAATTTAAAAGACGCAGGAGATCCAGTAGAAAATGCTTCATTTTACGAAAAAGAAGGTGCAGATGAATTAGCTATGCTGGATATAGCCGCAACCCTTGAAAATAGAAAAACTCGTTTAGAATGGGTCAAAAAAGTTTCTAAAGTTATTAAAATACCCCTTACTGTTGGCGGTGGAATTTCATCTATTGAAGACATAGAGTTAGTTCTTAGAGCTGGTGCTGATAAAGTTTCAATGAATAGTGCTGCAGTAAAAAATCCAAATTTAATTAAAGAGGCAGCCAAAAAATTTGGTTCAGAAAAAATAACTATAGCAATAGATGGGAGAAGGAATAAAAAAATGCCTTCTGGCTTTGAGGTTGTGATCGCTGGAGGAACAAAGCCAGTTAATAAAGATGCTGTAGAATGGGCAAAGCAATGTGAGGAATTGGGAGCAGGAGTACTCTTACCTACAAGTATAGATGGAGATGGGACAAAAGCCGGTTACGATATAGAATTTACAAAAGCTATTTCCGAAGCAGTTCATCTCCCCGTAATAGCTTCCGGAGGCGCTGGAAGCCTTGAACATTTTTATGAAGCGGTTGTTAAAGGGGGAGCAAAAATTCTACTTGCGGCTTCGGTATTTCATTACCGTATTCTTAGGATAGAAGAAGTTAAGAAATATTTAAAAGAAAGAGGATTGAAAGTAAGGCTCTAA